The Balearica regulorum gibbericeps isolate bBalReg1 chromosome 22, bBalReg1.pri, whole genome shotgun sequence genome includes a region encoding these proteins:
- the FAM110D gene encoding protein FAM110D gives MVPLGSPSLAVCASSNLRLVAPGRGSPLAWLNQGPECPRELGGGGGRTPSAVERLEADKAKYVKSQQVINSRQEPALRGCSPRLSPRGRRLLVRQQCSELCQGSELGREGSWKLSCPQSPVSRRTGSRRLLRPDSLIIYRQKRDCPGGDKENTKGAGLVRRFFQGPLRDKPPSSPPARGVDEGPPAPPSPKPPLLWVPAEKEEVRTPDAGSGGGSGGIFPLPSSPAAQHPRPPDKQALALRISLPLSEQERFFNYCGLDRALVELLGRERFGPAGWDNASVRLPGSCESEPGQASGGSEEDVEPGEEESDTRLGSAVSVVERNARVIKWLYGCQRAWAAAKESTV, from the coding sequence ATGGTGcccctgggcagcccctctcTCGCTGTTTGTGCCTCCAGCAACCTGCGCCTCGTGGCCCCCGGCCGTGGCTCCCCCCTGGCCTGGCTGAACCAGGGCCCCGAGTGCCCGCGGGAGctggggggcggcgggggccggaCGCCCAGCGCCGTGGAGCGGCTGGAGGCCGACAAGGCCAAATACGTCAAATCCCAGCAGGTCATCAACAGCCGGCAGGAGCCAGCGCTGCGGGGCTGCTCGCCCCGGCTCTCCCCCCGCGGCCGGCGCCTCCTCGTCCGTCAGCAGTGTAGCGAGTTGTGTCAGGGCTCGGAGCTGGGCCGGGAGGGCTCCTGGAAGCTGTCGTGCCCCCAGTCCCCTGTGTCACGCCGGACCGGCAGCAGGCGCCTGCTGAGACCCGACTCGCTCATCATCTACCGACAGAAACGGGACTGCCCGGGGGGGGACAAGGAGAACACCAAGGGCGCTGGGCTGGTGCGACGCTTCTTCCAGGGACCCCTCAGAGACAaaccccccagctcccccccagcCAGGGGGGTGGATGAGGGGccaccagccccccccagccccaaaccccccttgctgtgggtgcctgcagagaaggaggaggtgagGACGCCGGATGCCGGCAGCGGCGGTGGCAGTGGTGGCAtcttccctctgcccagcagcccagCGGCGCAgcacccccggccccccgaCAAGCAGGCGCTGGCTCTGCGCATCTCCCTGCCGCTCTCGGAGCAGGAGCGGTTCTTCAACTACTGCGGGCTGGACCGGGCATtggtggagctgctggggcGGGAGAGGTTCGGGCCGGCGGGCTGGGACAACGCCTCGGTTCGGCTCCCCGGATCCTGCGAGTCGGAGCCTGGGCAGGCTTCGGGAGGCAGCGAGGAGGATGTGGAACCGGGCGAGGAAGAGTCAGACACCCGGCTGGGCTCCGCCGTCTCGGTGGTGGAGCGTAATGCCCGCGTCATCAAGTGGCTCTACGGCTGCCAGAGAGCCTGGGCGGCCGCCAAGGAATCCACCGTCTGA
- the C22H1orf232 gene encoding uncharacterized protein C1orf232 homolog isoform X1, with translation MTQGFWRLYKAKVLQTLGGAQADGALQEEGDLPELMETAEPSTLMEEGPSPVSQLARKVQGVGARGWRTLSSLFTREDEHQLLSPEPCADHPLAAEPPEPPPSEKAPGFWDLFATKWQQASGLDKGVPPPEPGESPGEPPGNDDSDLREPEEGAFRWGFLAGKLAEIRNKNAPKGN, from the exons ATGACCCAGGGCTTCTGGCGGCTCTACAAAGCCAAAGTGCTGCAGACCCTGGGGGGGGCGCAGGCAGACGGGGCACTGCAGGAGGAG GGAGACCTCCCTGAGCTGATGGAGACGGCCGAGCCCTCCACACTGATGGAGGAGGGACCCAGCCCCGTGTCCCAGCTGGCGAGGAAG GTGCAGGGGGTAGGTGCCCGGGGCTGGCGGACACTTTCATCCCTCTTCACCCGTGAGGACGAGCACCAGCTGCTCAGCCCGGAACCCTGCGCAGACCA CCCGCTGGCCGCGGAGCCGCCCGAGCCACCCCCCTCCGAGAAGGCGCCTGGTTTTTGGGATCTCTTTGCTACCAAGTGGCAGCAGGCGTCAGGTCTGGACAAGGGGGTGCCCCCCCCGGAGCCGGGCGAGAGCCCTGGGGAGCCGCCGGGTAACGATGACAGCGATCTGCGGGAGCCGGAGGAAGGAGCCTTCCGCTGGGGCTTCCTGGCTGGCAAACTGGCCGAAATCCGGAATAAAAACGCCCCTAAGGGCAACTAG
- the C22H1orf232 gene encoding uncharacterized protein C1orf232 homolog isoform X2, translated as METAEPSTLMEEGPSPVSQLARKVQGVGARGWRTLSSLFTREDEHQLLSPEPCADHPLAAEPPEPPPSEKAPGFWDLFATKWQQASGLDKGVPPPEPGESPGEPPGNDDSDLREPEEGAFRWGFLAGKLAEIRNKNAPKGN; from the exons ATGGAGACGGCCGAGCCCTCCACACTGATGGAGGAGGGACCCAGCCCCGTGTCCCAGCTGGCGAGGAAG GTGCAGGGGGTAGGTGCCCGGGGCTGGCGGACACTTTCATCCCTCTTCACCCGTGAGGACGAGCACCAGCTGCTCAGCCCGGAACCCTGCGCAGACCA CCCGCTGGCCGCGGAGCCGCCCGAGCCACCCCCCTCCGAGAAGGCGCCTGGTTTTTGGGATCTCTTTGCTACCAAGTGGCAGCAGGCGTCAGGTCTGGACAAGGGGGTGCCCCCCCCGGAGCCGGGCGAGAGCCCTGGGGAGCCGCCGGGTAACGATGACAGCGATCTGCGGGAGCCGGAGGAAGGAGCCTTCCGCTGGGGCTTCCTGGCTGGCAAACTGGCCGAAATCCGGAATAAAAACGCCCCTAAGGGCAACTAG
- the ZNF593 gene encoding zinc finger protein 593 produces the protein MSPRNGRRTGAHRAHSLARQLKTKRRRRDLDEIHKDLQPENAARLLRQEFDPDLPGCAQFYCLHCARYFVDLTSMKEHFRSKVHKKRLKQLREAPYTQEEAERAAGMGSYIPPKKVEVQTQPLEEVVEMEASS, from the exons ATGTCGCCGCGGAACGGCCGCCGCACCGGAGCCCACCGGGCGCACTCGCTGGCCCGGCAATTGAAAACGAAGAGGCGCCGCCGAGACCTGGACGAGATCCACAAGGATCTACAGCCTGAGAACGCCGCCCGGCTGCTGCGGCAGGAGTTTGACCCCGACCTGCCGGGCTGTGCCCAGTTCTACTGCCTGCACTGCGC GCGCTACTTCGTGGACCTGACCAGCATGAAGGAGCATTTCAGGTCCAAGGTGCACAAGAAGAG GCTGAAGCAGCTGCGAGAGGCACCGTACAcgcaggaggaggcagagcgtGCCGCCGGGATGGGCTCCTACATCCCCCCGAAGAAGGTGGAAGTGCAGACCCAGCCCCTCGAGGAAGTCGTCGAGATGGAGGCGTCCAGCTGA